Proteins encoded within one genomic window of Komagataella phaffii GS115 chromosome 3, complete sequence:
- a CDS encoding Subunit of a complex with Rad50p and Xrs2p (MRX complex): MPHVDRILPGKDTLRLLLTTDNHVGYNELDPIVGDDSWKTFEEIMLLAKDRDVDMVLQSGDLFHVNKPTKKSMYHVMRILRSNCYGEKPIEFELLSDPSLCLDNRGFNYPNYEDPNINVSVPFFAISGNHDDATGDDNLSPLDVLSVSGLMNYFGRVVDNDNINVKPLLFQKGRTKLALYGMSNIRDERMFKTFRDGRVTFSTPGIQTDSWFNLMCVHQNHVQHGARTAYLPENFLPTFLDLVVWGHEHDCIPYPVPNPETGFDTLQPGSSVATSLSNGETLEKNVFILNIKGKDYSLEKIPLKTVRPFVMKDISLTQLGLNPNSRNKKEVLDFMIDEINGLIEEAQKSWLDKQAENSSSVDDSEVDTPLPLVRLRVEYSGGFEVENPRRFSNRFVGKVANVNDIVIFHRKKEHTTGATRTKPNLKNGEEHLELDELNISKLVDTFVDDNQLNLLNKKDVGSVVKAFVEKDDKAALKTFIDEELSKDLKLLMGLSHGEHIEDESISQKKSFNKILKDIKKEKSQALMSKICTDSIKHIPESLPERPAFLRSITGPDRDSEDAQPKLTNRKISPSVTKKRVSKPSIQSIVSSESEILSEELDDFIDDDIDEDMDINSNSESDIDDFIDVPPPKKTRQTRAKAKTAPIAKPRATPKPKTKPKPKPKPKPKTAKPKETGETLGSLIGNLSRR; the protein is encoded by the coding sequence ATGCCACACGTTGACAGAATACTCCCGGGAAAGGACACGTTGCGGCTTCTGTTGACGACAGACAATCATGTCGGATACAATGAGTTGGATCCGATTGTTGGGGATGACAGTTGGAAGACCTTTGAAGAGATAATGCTGCTAGCCAAAGACAGGGATGTTGACATGGTGCTTCAATCGGGAGATCTGTTTCACGTTAACAAACCgacaaagaaatcaatgTACCATGTGATGAGGATCCTGAGGTCCAATTGTTACGGAGAGAAACCCATAGAGTTTGAGCTACTCTCAGATCCTTCTCTCTGTCTAGATAACAGGGGTTTCAACTACCCTAACTATGAAGACCCCAATATAAATGTTTCTGTTCCGTTTTTTGCCATTTCGGGCAATCATGACGATGCTACAGGTGACGACAACTTGTCTCCCTTGGACGTTCTAAGCGTGAGTGGGTTGATGAACTATTTTGGAAGAGTGGTGGACAATGACAATATTAATGTAAAGCCcttgttgtttcaaaaaggCAGAACCAAACTGGCTCTTTATGGGATGTCCAATATCAGGGATGAAAGAATGTTCAAGACATTTAGAGATGGAAGGGTTACATTCTCTACCCCAGGTATTCAGACTGATTCATGGTTCAATCTAATGTGTGTGCATCAGAACCATGTCCAGCATGGTGCTAGAACTGCATATTTGCCAGAGAACTTTTTGCCTACTTTCTTGGACCTTGTTGTGTGGGGTCACGAACATGATTGCATACCTTACCCTGTCCCCAACCCTGAGACTGGATTCGACACGCTACAACCGGGCTCCTCAGTGGCTACGTCTTTGTCCAATGGGGAGACGCTGGAGAAAAATGTGTTCATTCTAAATATAAAAGGAAAAGACtattctttggagaagattCCTCTGAAGACAGTTAGACCGTTTGTTATGAAAGATATCAGTCTAACTCAACTGGGACTAAACCCAAATTCCAGGAATAAAAAGGAAGTTCTTGATTTTATGATTGACGAGATTAATGGGCTTATTGAAGAAGCTCAGAAGTCATGGTTGGATAAACAAGCTGAAAACTCTTCAAGCGTAGATGATAGCGAGGTAGATACCCCATTACCTTTAGTTCGTCTAAGGGTGGAATATTCAGGCGGCTTTGAAGTGGAAAACCCCAGAAGGTTTTCGAATCGGTTTGTTGGTAAAGTTGCCAATGTCAACGACATAGTCATTTTCCATAGGAAGAAGGAGCATACAACGGGGGCAACCCGAACTAAACCTAATTTGAAGAACGGCGAGGAACATTTAGAGTTAGATGAGTTGAATATTTCTAAACTTGTTGACACGTTTGTGGATGATAATCAGTTGAATCTACTAAATAAGAAGGACGTGGGATCTGTTGTCAAAGCCTTCGTTGAGAAAGATGACAAGGCGGCCTTGAAAACATTCAtagatgaagaattatcCAAAGACCTCAAACTGTTGATGGGTTTAAGCCATGGAGAACACATAGAAGATGAGTCAATTTCCCAAAAGAAATCCTTCAATAAGATATTGAAGGAtatcaaaaaggaaaagtcTCAGGCATTGATGAGCAAAATTTGTACGGACTCCATTAAACACATCCCGGAAAGTTTGCCAGAAAGACCAGCATTCTTAAGATCAATTACTGGACCGGACAGAGACTCAGAGGATGCGCAGCCTAAACTTACAAACCGCAAAATATCGCCATCTGTCACAAAGAAACGCGTTTCCAAGCCTAGCATTCAATCGATAGTTTCTTCAGAGTCAGAGATCCTGTCCGAAGAATTAGATGATTTCATagatgatgatattgatgagGACATGGATATCAATTCGAATTCCGAGTCAGATATTGACGATTTCATTGATGTTCCTCCGCCAAAGAAAACTAGACAAACCAGAGCAAAAGCTAAGACTGCGCCCATAGCTAAACCAAGGGCCACGCccaaaccaaaaacaaaaccaaaaccaaaaccaaaaccGAAACCAAAAACTGCCAAGCCCAAAGAAACGGGAGAGACTCTGGGATCTTTGATTGGCAACCTAAGTAGACGTTGA